Genomic segment of Saprospira sp. CCB-QB6:
CCTATTGGGAAGAGCAGTTAAAAGGGGCGACGCCCAAGCAGACTTCGGCCTTGCGTTATGGGGCAATCAAGCATCAGATTCTGCATATTGTATTTAAGCATATTTTGCGGGCCAAGGACTTTGGCAACAAGCAGTTATATGGTATTGCTGCTGATTTGGCCGTCAATCAATACATAGATTCGGACCAATTGGAAGAAGAAGCTATACGCTTAGAAGACTTCCCAGATTTTTCTCTAGAGCGTGGTCAAAGTTTAGATTACTATTACAAACGGCTATCTGACGAGCTAGAAGAGATGATGAATGGGGGCGGCGGAGAAAATGAAAATGATGAATTTAATTCGGCCCAACAGAAGCTACAAGCGTTGTTAGAAGAAGAGCATCCTCATTTGGAGCAACACGCTTTTTGGGATGATATTCAGCAACAGAGCCCTTCAGAGCAAAAAATTATTGAGGCTTTTGTCAATGATGCGATTCAAAATAGCTTAGAGCGCTTAAAGACGAGAAATTATACAAATTTGCCAGCCCAATTGCAGGAGTATTTGGACCAATTGATGAAGAGTTTGCAACCTGCAATCAATTGGCGGAGAACCTTGCGGCTCTTTGCGGCCAGTAGTAGCCGAACCCGCATCAGAAATACGATCAAAAAGCCTTCAAAGCGTTATGGGACTAGCCCTGGAATTAAAATCCAACGCAAACAAAAAATTGGCGTAGCCTTAGATAGTTCGGGCTCTGTAAATCAGGAAGAGCTACAACTATTTTTTAGTGAGCTCTATCATATTTGGAAACAAGGGGCCGAAATTATGGTAGTAGAATGTGATGTTGATATTCAGCGGAGCTACCCCTATAAAGGCAAAACTCCAGAGCTTATACATGGCCGTGGCGGCACTCGTTTTGACGCTCCCATCAAATGGGCCAATGAAGAATATCGCCCAGATGCCTTAATTTATTTTACGGATGGTTTTGCACCTAGTCCCGAACTCCGCTGCCGAGTTCCGCTCCTTTGGATGATTACGCCTAACGGTTTAGCAAGTGAAAACTGGGAGGCTTTGCCTGGCCGAAAAGTTAAAATGCAAAGCAAAGGCAGTCTCTAATTTTTTTTGTATCATTGAGCAGATAGGCCCAAAATAGGTCTATCATTATACACCCAATTTAGATCCTATGAAACAAATTTACCTTTTGTGTTTTAGCTTGCTCCTAATGGCTTGCCAAGGCGATGCCCCCAAAGAAGAAACAGCAGCTTTAACCACAACTAAACTTACTGGCGAATGGCTCTGCGTAGCGGGAAGCATTGATGGCAATAGCGAAGATGTACTTTTTGTAGAAGATTCTACAAAGCAACAGGCAGGCGCCCGACTTAAGTTTTTGGCTGAAGAACAACTCGATTTTGCCCTTTTTGAGCAGTTTGGACTCAATAATCCTCAAGCCTACAAAATTGAAGATAAACAATTGGTTATTGGAGGCGGAGAACTTAAAATCGATGTGCTAGAAGCCAAAGACAATGAACTGAAGCTGAAAATTCTCTTTCAAGAAAGAGATATTCGTATGCAGCTAAAAAAACAATAAAGGCGTGGGCCTAACGGCACCAATCATAGAAAAAGTCTTTATATCGAATGCAAAGGGAGTCCGGAAAGGGCTCCTTTTCTCTTTGTGCCCGATAGGCCGCATCTAGCTTGATCGTAATATGATAAACCTCTAAAGAATTGATGCCTTCAAGCTCATAAAAACTATCCAGTCGGTGGACCAAACTATCAATGTCATGATGAAAAGGACTCTCCTTGATTTCTTCTTCGGTCAGTCCCTCTGCTAAAATATCCTGACTTTGGCCCGAGGGCATGATTAACATAAATCCACCAATTCCTACCGCCACGACAATCAACCCAATTACTCTTTGCTCGGCTACCAAACCCGCAGCCAAACCACCTAAAACACAAAGTAATAAAACAACCGAGATGACTTTGCGTGTAGTGGGGTGCATACTCCCTTGTCCTGTTCCCGCTTCTGGCTCCTCAAAGACAAAACCAATAACGGGAAGCGCTCGCAAAGTTTCCATCTCAAATTGTTTGGTAATAAAGGTTTCATCAGCTTTTTTGCCCTGAGTGACCACAAAAACAACAATGATAATCGGAATGAGAATTAAGCGCGGTATCCGCCCCTTATTGGTCCGAAACCAAATTAAACTAAAGGGAATCAAAATCCACAAAATCCGAATA
This window contains:
- a CDS encoding vWA domain-containing protein; amino-acid sequence: MSQKILDELAKTSIQLMLKEAFYGHFFSSLLRDVSEDTQSMALRLGGNQMLKLLVHPTYWEEQLKGATPKQTSALRYGAIKHQILHIVFKHILRAKDFGNKQLYGIAADLAVNQYIDSDQLEEEAIRLEDFPDFSLERGQSLDYYYKRLSDELEEMMNGGGGENENDEFNSAQQKLQALLEEEHPHLEQHAFWDDIQQQSPSEQKIIEAFVNDAIQNSLERLKTRNYTNLPAQLQEYLDQLMKSLQPAINWRRTLRLFAASSSRTRIRNTIKKPSKRYGTSPGIKIQRKQKIGVALDSSGSVNQEELQLFFSELYHIWKQGAEIMVVECDVDIQRSYPYKGKTPELIHGRGGTRFDAPIKWANEEYRPDALIYFTDGFAPSPELRCRVPLLWMITPNGLASENWEALPGRKVKMQSKGSL